The Saccharopolyspora gloriosae genome window below encodes:
- a CDS encoding acyl carrier protein translates to MPQNTTTPDRATTVTSVITELKAVLDYELPELTEQSKIFEELGLDSTGVFELMMRLEEALDIEFDTDSLEMGHFETVGTLTDFVLGESGS, encoded by the coding sequence ATGCCGCAGAACACCACCACCCCCGACCGCGCGACGACGGTGACGAGCGTGATCACCGAGCTCAAGGCGGTGCTGGACTACGAGCTGCCCGAGCTCACCGAGCAGTCGAAGATCTTCGAGGAACTGGGCCTGGACTCCACCGGCGTCTTCGAACTGATGATGCGGCTGGAGGAGGCGCTGGACATCGAGTTCGACACCGACAGCCTGGAGATGGGCCACTTCGAGACGGTGGGCACGCTGACCGATTTCGTCCTGGGCGAGTCGGGGAGCTGA
- a CDS encoding DUF2786 domain-containing protein — protein MTGRIRELGPLLRGRARQEGLVPALAGLHAALSPRAPHHGPTGFAVAPAELADGGAERTERLPGGEVVVLRGEPGAEPEDWGEAVVWLRLGCSEALRETAVGHLGERVSGGSALLHRQLVRAQLADALTGQLEVRAVLDRPEPRTAADLAHAHDRLSAADRGLARLLGASGYLLGGPGHVADVSALLAAAYAHPEES, from the coding sequence ATGACGGGCCGGATCCGGGAGCTCGGCCCGCTGCTGCGCGGGCGCGCGCGGCAGGAGGGCCTGGTCCCGGCTCTGGCCGGGCTGCACGCGGCGCTGAGCCCGCGAGCGCCGCACCACGGGCCCACCGGGTTCGCGGTGGCGCCCGCGGAACTCGCCGACGGCGGCGCGGAGCGCACCGAGCGGTTGCCCGGCGGCGAGGTCGTGGTGCTGCGCGGGGAACCCGGCGCCGAACCGGAGGACTGGGGCGAGGCCGTGGTGTGGCTGCGGCTCGGGTGCTCCGAAGCGCTGCGCGAGACCGCCGTCGGCCACCTCGGCGAGCGCGTCTCCGGGGGTTCCGCGCTGCTGCACCGGCAACTGGTGCGGGCGCAGCTCGCCGACGCGCTCACCGGGCAGCTGGAGGTGCGGGCCGTGCTGGACCGGCCCGAACCGCGCACCGCCGCCGACCTCGCCCACGCGCACGACCGGCTCAGCGCCGCCGACCGCGGCTTGGCGCGGCTGCTCGGCGCGAGCGGCTACCTGCTCGGCGGGCCGGGGCACGTCGCGGACGTCTCCGCGCTGCTCGCCGCCGCTTACGCGCACCCGGAGGAGTCATGA